From the genome of Streptomyces ficellus:
TCGCCTCGGTCCAGCGCGCCAGCGCCGCCTCACGCCGCTCGGGCGCCGCGTACAGGTCCAGCGCCAGCTTCACCTGCCGGTGCAGCGACTGCACCACACCGATGTCCGACTCCTTCGCGATGCCCGACAGCACCAGCTCCAGGTACGCGTGCGTGGCCAGCTCGCCGTCCCGCGTCATGTCCCAGGCGGACGCCCAGCACAGCGCGCGCGGCAGCGACTCGGCGAAGTCGCCCAGGTGCCCGGTGACGTTCTCCAGCGACACCTCGTCGAGGCGGACCTTGGCGTACGACAGGTCGTCGTCGTTGAGCAGCACCACCGCCGGGCGCCGCTTGCCCGCGAGCTGCGCCACCTCGGTCCGCCCGGTCGCCGTGACGTCCAGCTCCACCCGGTCCGTGCGGACCAGCTTGCCGCCGTCCAGGTCGTACAGGCCGATCGCGATCCGGTGCGGCCGCAGCACGGGCTCGCCCTTGGCGCCGGCCGGGAGCGCCGGGGCCTCCTGCCGGACCGCGAACGAGGTGATCACACCGTTCCCGTCGACCTCGATCTCCGGGCGCAGGATGTTGATGCCGGCGGTTTCCAGCCATGCCTTCGACCAGGTCCGCAGGTCGCGCCCGGAGGTCTCCTCCAGCGCGCCCAGCAGGTCCGACAGGCGCGTGTTGCCGAACGCGTGCCGCTTGAAGTACGCCTGCACACCCCGGAAGAACGCGTCCACGCCGACGTACGCCACCAGCTGCTTCAGCACCGAGGCGCCCTTGGCGTAGGTGATGCCGTCGAAGTTGACCAGGACGTCGTCCAGGTCGTTGATCTCGGCCATGATCGGGTGCGTGGACGGCAGCTGGTCCTGCCGGTACGCCCAGGTCTTCATCGAGTTCGCGAACGTCGTCCACGAGTGCGGCCAGCGCGAGCCGGGCGCCGCGGCCTGGCAGGCGATGGAGGTGTACGTGGCGAACGACTCGTTCAGCCACAGGTCGTTCCACCACTCCATGGTGACCAGGTCGCCGAACCACATGTGCGCCAGCTCGTGCAGGATGGTCTCGGCCCGCACCTCGTACGCCGCGTCCGTCACCTTGGAGCGGAAGACGTACTGGTCGCGGATGGTCACCGCGCCCGCGTTCTCCATCGCGCCCGCGTTGAACTCCGGCACGAAGAGCTGGTCGTACTTGGCGAACGGGTACGCGTAGTCGAACTTCTCCTGGAACCAGTCGAAGCCCTGCCGCGTCACCTCGAAGATCGCGTCCGCGTCCAGGTACTCGGCCAGCGAGGGCCGGCAGTAGATGCCCAGCGGCACGCTCTGCCCGTCCTTCTCGTACGAGCTGTGCACCGCGTGGTACGGGCCGACGATCAGGGCCGTGATGTAGGTGGAGATCCGCGGTGTGGGTTCGAAGACCCAGGTGTCGTCCTTCGGCTCCGGCGTCGGGCTGTTCGAGATCACGGTCCAGCCCGCCGGCGCCTTCACGGTGAACTGGAACGTGGCCTTCAGGTCGGGCTGCTCGAAGCTCGCGAACACCCGCCGCGCGTCC
Proteins encoded in this window:
- the pepN gene encoding aminopeptidase N, with the protein product MPGTNLTREEAQRRAELLTVDSYEIDLDLGGAQEEATYRSVTTVRFDSAEDGAETFIDLVAPAVHKVTLNGHALDVAAVFRDARITLKHLKQGRNELTVVADCAYTNTGEGLHKFVDPVDDQAYLYTQFEVPDARRVFASFEQPDLKATFQFTVKAPAGWTVISNSPTPEPKDDTWVFEPTPRISTYITALIVGPYHAVHSSYEKDGQSVPLGIYCRPSLAEYLDADAIFEVTRQGFDWFQEKFDYAYPFAKYDQLFVPEFNAGAMENAGAVTIRDQYVFRSKVTDAAYEVRAETILHELAHMWFGDLVTMEWWNDLWLNESFATYTSIACQAAAPGSRWPHSWTTFANSMKTWAYRQDQLPSTHPIMAEINDLDDVLVNFDGITYAKGASVLKQLVAYVGVDAFFRGVQAYFKRHAFGNTRLSDLLGALEETSGRDLRTWSKAWLETAGINILRPEIEVDGNGVITSFAVRQEAPALPAGAKGEPVLRPHRIAIGLYDLDGGKLVRTDRVELDVTATGRTEVAQLAGKRRPAVVLLNDDDLSYAKVRLDEVSLENVTGHLGDFAESLPRALCWASAWDMTRDGELATHAYLELVLSGIAKESDIGVVQSLHRQVKLALDLYAAPERREAALARWTEATLAHLRTAAPGSDHQLAWARAFAATARTPQQLDLLTGLLEGTETIEGLTVDTELRWAFVERLAATGVYDEAEIAAEYERDRTAAGERHAATARAARPTEEAKAEAWASVVDSDKLPNAVQEAVIGGFVQTDQRELLAPYTERYFAAVKGVWESRSHEMAQQIAVGLYPALQVSQETLEATDAWLADAGPNAALRRLVSESRAGVERALRAQAADA